From a region of the Eretmochelys imbricata isolate rEreImb1 chromosome 6, rEreImb1.hap1, whole genome shotgun sequence genome:
- the LOC144265952 gene encoding signal recognition particle subunit SRP54 isoform X1: MVLADLGRKITSALRSLSNATIINEEVLNAMLKEVCTALLEADVNIKLVKQLRENVKSAIDLEEMASGLNKRKMIQHAVFKELVKLVDPGVKAWTPTKGKQNIIMFVGLQGSGKTTTCSKLAYYYQRKGWKTCLICADTYRAGAFDQLKQNATKARIPFYGSYTEMDPVIIASEGVEKFKNENFEIIIVDTSGRHKQEDSLFEEMLQVANAIQPDNIVYVMDASIGQACEAQAKAFKDKVDVASVIVTKLDGHAKGGGALSAVAATKSPIIFIGTGEHIDDFEPFKTQPFISKLLGMGDIEGLIDKVNELKLDDNEALIEKLKHGQFTLRDMYEQFQNIMKMGPFSQILGMIPGFGTDFMSKGNEQESMARLKKLMTIMDSMNDQELDSTDGAKVFSKQPGRIQRVARGSGVSTRDVQELLTQYTKFAQMVKKMGGIKGLFKGGDMSKNVNPSQMAKLNQQMAKMMDPRVLHHMGGMAGLQSMMRQFQQGAAGNMKGMMGFNNM; the protein is encoded by the exons ATGGTGTTAGCAGACCTTGGAAGAAAAATAACCTCAGCATTGCGCTCGCTGAGCAATGCTACAATTATCAATGAAGAG GTTTTAAATGCTATGTTAAAAGAAGTATGTACGGCACTACTGGAAGCTGATGTTAACATTAAATTAGTGAAACAGCTGAGAGAAAATGTCAA GTCTGCTATTGATCTTGAAGAGATGGCATCTGGTCTTAACAAAAGGAAAATGATTCAGCATGCTGTCTTTAAAGAACTTGTCAAG CTTGTAGATCCTGGAGTCAAAGCCTGGACACCAACTAAAGGAAAACAGAACATTATAATGTTTgttgggctgcagggaagtggtaAAACCACAACATGTTCAAAG TTAGCCTACTATTACCAGAGGAAAGGTTGGAAGACATGTTTGATATGTGCAGACACATACAGAGCAG GTGCTTTTGACCAGCTAAAACAGAATGCAACAAAAGCAAGAATTCCATTTTATGGGAG TTACACAGAAATGGATCCTGTGATTATTGCCTCAGAAGGTGTtgagaaatttaaaaatgaaaactttgagATAATCATTGTTGATACAAGTGGGCGTCACAAACAGGAAGACTCTTTGTTTGAAGAAATGTTACAAGTTGCTAATGCTATA CAACCAGATAACATTGTTTACGTTATGGATGCCTCCATTGGTCAAGCTTGTGAAGCTCAGGCAAAGGCTTTCAAAGATAAAGTAGATGTAGCCTCTGTTATTGTGACAAAACTTGATGGCCATGCAAAAGGAGGTGGCGCTCTCAGTGC AGTTGCCGCCACAAAAAGTCCTATAATTTTTATTGGTACTGGAGAGCACATAGATGACTTTGAACCATTCAAAACACAGCCTTTCATCAGCAAGCTCCTTG GTATGGGTGATATTGAAGGATTGATAGATAAAGTAAATGAATTAAAGTTGGATGATAACGAGGCACTCATAGAGAAGCTGAAACATG GTCAGTTTACATTGAGAGATATGTATGAACAATTCCAAAACATCATGAAAATGGGACCCTTCAGTCAGATCTTG GGTATGATCCCTGGTTTTGGAACAGATTTTATGAGTAAAGGCAATGAACAGGAATCAATGGCAAGGCTAAAGAAATTGATGACTATAATGGACAGTATGAATGATCAAG AACTAGATAGTACAGATGGTGCAAAGGTTTTCAGTAAACAACCAGGAAGAATCCAAAGAGTAGCAAGAGGTTCGGGTGTTTCTACCAGAGATGTACAGGAGCTTTTGACACAGTACACAAAGTTTGCACAGATGGTGAAAAAGATGGGAGGCATCAAGGGTCTTTTCAAAG GAGGTGACATGTCAAAGAATGTAAATCCATCTCAAATGGCAAAACTGAACCAACAGATGGCAAAGATGATGGATCCAAGAGTTCTTCATCACATGG GTGGGATGGCAGGATTGCAGTCAATGATGAGACAGTTTCAACAAGGTGCTGCTGGAAACATGAAAGGCATGATGGGATTCAATAATATGTAA